From Scomber scombrus chromosome 9, fScoSco1.1, whole genome shotgun sequence, one genomic window encodes:
- the tcof1 gene encoding nucleolar and coiled-body phosphoprotein 1 isoform X2 has translation MSVNASNHELIQLIHRHLKEHGFHSAADELQRHSPQGETKLSASLLDIYSSWLNNSKKKGWSDTTKHFTPTKATKITTPSTSNQTQAEDDSRSDSEELSQSLLPQTSASTVTPVKQKQKSTAKAVKSGSDEKATKKKPDKKDQKSSKDTVGKKQASVKVKSPKKKSSVTSATAPSDGLAKPATPKKKDQTAKPKKKSVPAKRKKSDGQSAVNGVKAKKSKTKTKDKAVAAGEDDSDSDSSLDVEKWKRLLLQMTDADVAKIDTIDALDSNPPPKKRVRKPRAKAPAKTDTPVKQNNEMVEKDGGVKVKAVTKPKTDKVKKSQPKKTASVDSSATLSQELNLIAAEDTPAMSNLSSSKAAKRKVVTPSEEKTDETTSEPKKKKKKEKEASENKVEEHPIEIGEDGKGKKSKKEKKKKNVIIEPECVDKPVEEKEKKTNSDNKKTDTQEELITEMNKNGNADTEEITEPIVKENKSKKKKKEMADSEEILAPILEEKKAKKKKKQAADSEENSEQTAEEKENSEQIVNEEKAKKMTETAESEENSETIVKEKKAKKKKKKAIDSAENLEQVLEEAKENSEQIVDEENAKKMTEMADSEENPETVIKEKKAKKKKKENPDEGNSEQIIEEKKIKKKKDKAEYNEEISEQIVEENTTTIKSTIEMLEQNTEVKKKKKRALKTDSADSEPLPPSTPETPTPPTDKKKKKSKSIPFEFPETPSASVQDATATQTPSNGTQKKKRKSLKITES, from the exons ATGTCCGTGAACGCATCAAACCACGAGCTGATCCAGCTGATCCACCGCCATTTGAAGGAGCATGGTTTCCACTCAGCTGCAGATGAGCTTCAGAGGCACAGCCCACAG GGGGAGACAAAACTATCTGCATCATTATTGGACATCTACAGTTCGTGGTTAAA TAACTCCAAAAAGAAAGGGTGGTCTGACACGACAAAGCACTTTACTCCAACTAAAG CCACAAAAATCACAACTCCATCCACATCCAATCAGACTCAGGCTGAGGATGACAGCCGCTCAGACAGCGAGGAGCTGAGTCAGAGTCTACTGCCACAG ACATCAGCATCAACAGTCACACCAgtgaagcagaaacagaaatcaACAGCCAAGGCAGTAAAATCTGGGTCTGACGAGAAAGCTACAAAGAAGAAACCTGACAAGAAAGATCAAAAGAGCAGCAAGGACACAGTCGGCAAAAAACAAGCTTCAGTTAAG GTCAAAAGTCCCAAGAAGAAAAGCAGCGTCACCTCTGCAACAGCACCTTCTGATG GTCTAGCCAAGCCAGCCACGCCGAAGAAGAAGGATCAAACTGCAAAACCAAAAAAGAAG tcagtgccagcaaaaaggaaaaagagtgATGGTCAGTCTGCAGTAAATGGTGTAAAGGCAAAGAAATCAAAGACGAAAACTAAAGACAAGGCTGTGGCTGCTGGTGAAGATGATTCAGACTCTGACAGCAGTTTGGATGTAGAGAAATGGAAGAGACTGCTCCTACAGATGACAG ATGCTGACGTAGCCAAGATTGACACCATCGATGCTTTGGACTCCAATCCACCCCCAAAGAAGAGAGTCAGGAAACCTCGGGCCAAGGCACCAGCAAAAACGGACACTCCCGTTAAACAGAATAATGAGATGGTTGAGAAGGATGGGGGAGTGAAGGTGAAAGCTGTGACAAAGCCAAAAACGGATAAAGTCAAGAAGAGCCAGCCAAAAAAGACAGCATCTGTGGACTCCTCTGCCACCCTGAGCCAAGAGCTAAACCTCATCGCTGCAGAGGATACACCAGCTATGTCAAACCTCTCTTCCTCAAAGGCAGCGAAAAGGAAAGTTGTGACTCCCAGTGAGGAAAAAACTGATGAGACAACGTCTGAgcctaagaagaagaagaaaaaggaaaaggaggcgTCCGAAAACAAAGTGGAAGAGCATCCAATTGAGATTGGGGAAGacggaaaaggaaaaaagagcaagaaggagaagaaaaagaagaatgtaATCATTGAGCCAGAATGTGTTGATAAACctgtggaggagaaggaaaaaaagacaaatagtgATAACAAGAAGACTGACACTCAAGAAGAACTGATAACAGAGATGAACAAAAATGGGAATGCTGATACAGAGGAAATTACAGAGCCaatagtaaaagaaaataaatctaagaagaagaaaaaggagatggCTGATAGTGAGGAGATTTTGGCGCCAATAttggaagaaaagaaagcaaagaagaagaaaaagcaggcGGCTGATAGTGAGGAAAACTCAGAACAgacagcagaagaaaaagaaaattcagaGCAGATAGTTAATgaagagaaagcaaaaaagaTGACAGAAACTGCTGAGAGTGAGGAAAATTCAGAGActattgtaaaagaaaagaaagcaaagaagaagaagaaaaaggccATTGATAGTGCTGAAAATCTTGAACAAGTCCTCGAAGAAGCAAAAGAAAATTCAGAGCAGATAGTTGATGAAGAGAATGCAAAAAAGATGACAGAAATGGCTGATAGTGAGGAGAATCCAGAGACggttataaaagaaaagaaagcgaagaagaagaaaaaggagaatcCTGATGAAGGAAATTCAGAGCAGATaattgaagaaaagaaaattaagaaaaaaaaggacaaagctGAATATAATGAAGAGATTTCAGAGCAGATAgttgaagaaaatacaacaacaatcaAATCAACTATCGAAATGCTGGAGCAGAATActgaagtgaagaagaaaaagaaaagggcgTTGAAAACCGACTCAGCTGACTCAGAGCCACTACCTCCATCCACCCCTGAGACGCCAACTCCTCCTACAGACAAGAAGAAAA aaaaaagcaaatcGATACCATTTGAGTTCCCAGAAACACCTTCAGCCTCTGTCCAAGATGCCACAGCAACACAAACTCCGTCAAATGGCACCCAGAAAAAG aaaagGAAATCTTTGAAGATCACAGAGTCATGA
- the LOC133986087 gene encoding LOW QUALITY PROTEIN: arylsulfatase I-like (The sequence of the model RefSeq protein was modified relative to this genomic sequence to represent the inferred CDS: inserted 2 bases in 2 codons; deleted 4 bases in 3 codons) encodes MATTALTGFSMMSLLSLGYLSWDLMSPNQVENEPVQTFGDASPVPQPPHIIFILTDDQGFNDIGYHSSDIRTPALDKLAADGVKLENYYIQPICTPXRSQFITGRYQIHTGLQHSIIRPRQPNCLPFDHVTLPQRLQQLGYSTHMVGKWHLGFYKKECLPTRRGFDTYFGSLTGSVNYYTYNSCDGPGLCGFDLHEGETVAWDQKGKYSTHLYTQRVRKILATHDPQSQPLFIFLSFQAVHTPLQXPREYIYPYRELGNVARRKYAAMVSTVDEAVGNITYALRKYGYYQNSVVIFSTDNGGQPLSGGSNWPLRGRKGTYWEGGVRGLGSSHSPLLRKKRRVSKALVHITDWYPTLVGLAGGNESLTEGVDGYNVWETISEGKESPRLEILHNIDPLYNHARSGSLQKGYGIWNTAVQASIRAGDWKLLTGDPGYGDWTPPQMLPGFPSSWWNLERHTEPRKSVWLFNISGDPYERFDLSEQRPDVVKELLARLVYYNRTAVPVRYPSEDPRADPHLNGGAWVPWVGNEEEYSWDSVYQKKKNTDWKKKLKLSKSRSFFRRLNTRIMSNRI; translated from the exons ATGGCAACGACAGCCCTGACCGGTTTCTCCATGATGAGTCTGCTCAGCCTCGGATACCTGAGCTGGGACCTGATGAGTCCTAATCAGGTGGAAAACGAGCCCGTTCAGACATTTGGGGACGCGTCTCCAGTC CCCCAGCCTCCTCACATCATCTTTATCTTGACAGACGATCAGGGGTTCAACGACATCGGTTATCACAGCTCTGACATCAGGACACCGGCGCTTGATAAACTGGCCGCGGACGGTGTGAAGCTGGAGAATTACTACATCCAGCCCATCTGCACCC TCCGCAGCCAATTCATCACCGGCAG GTACCAAATTCACACTGGCCTGCAGCACTCCATCATCCGGCCCCGCCAACCTAACTGCCTGCCCTTTGATCATGTCACCCTTCCCCAGAGGCTGCAGCAGCTCGGCTACTCCACCCACATGGTAGGCAAGTGGCACCTAGGCTTCTACAAGAAGGAGTGCTTGCCCACTCGCCGTGGCTTTGACACATATTTTGGCTCCTTAACGGGCAGTGTGAACTACTACACCTACAACTCCTGTGATGGACCTGGGCTGTGTGGCTTTGACCTCCATGAGGGGGAGACAGTAGCCTGGGATCAGAAGGGCAAGTACTCCACCCATCTGTACACACAGAGAGTCCGCAAAATCCTTGCAACCCATGATCCTCAGTCCCAGCCGCTGTTtatc ttcctctccttccaaGCTGTCCATACACCCCTGC TCCCGCGGGAGTACATCTATCCATACCGCGAGCTGGGTAACGTGGCCCGCAGGAAGTATGCTGCTATGGTCTCAACGGTAGATGAGGCGGTG GGGAATATAACATATGCCCTCCGCAAGTATGGTTACTACCAGAACAGTGTCGTCATCTTCTCGACTGACAATGGTGGCCAGCCTTTGTCTGGTGGCAGTAACTGGCCACTCAGAGGACGTAAAGGCACTTACTGGGAAGGGGGTGTTCGTGGTTTGGGGTCGTCCCACAGCCCTCtgctgaggaagaagagaagggtGAGTAAAGCCCTGGTGCACATTACTGACTGGTACCCAACACTGGTGGGATTAGCAGGTGGCAATGAGTCCCTGACTGAGGGGGTGGATGGGTATAATGTTTGGGAAACCATCAGTGAGGGGAAGGAGTCACCCAGATTGGAGATCCTCCACAACATTGACCCTTTGTATAATCATGCTCGCAGTGGCTCGCTGCAGAAAGGATATGGGATTTGGAACACAGCCGTGCAGGCCTCCATACGAGCTGGAGACTGGAAACTCCTGACAGGAGACCCTGGTTACGGAGACTGGACACCACCACAGATGCTTCCTGGTTTCCCCAGCAGCTGGTGGAACCTGGAGCGACACACTGAACCCCGGAAATCAGTATGGCTTTTCAATATATCCGGAGACCCCTATGAACGTTTTGACCTTTCCGAGCAGAGACCAGATGTTGTCAAAGAGTTGTTAGCCAGACTGGTTTACTACAACCGCACTGCAGTGCCAGTTCGGTACCCATCAGAGGACCCACGGGCTGACCCCCACCTGAATGGAGGCGCCTGGGTACCCTGGGTGGGAAATGAGGAGGAGTACAGCTGGGACAGTGtttaccagaaaaaaaagaacacggACTGGAAGAAGAAGCTTAAACTGTCCAAAAGTAGGTCGTTTTTTAGAAGACTCAACACGAGGATCATGTCCAACAGGATATAG
- the tcof1 gene encoding nucleolar and coiled-body phosphoprotein 1 isoform X1 translates to MSVNASNHELIQLIHRHLKEHGFHSAADELQRHSPQGETKLSASLLDIYSSWLNNSKKKGWSDTTKHFTPTKATKITTPSTSNQTQAEDDSRSDSEELSQSLLPQTPSATSRKSAPTTPVKPVAAASPNKKKPLSPVKPVTAAQGDSSESTDISESEENTPAVTSASTVTPVKQKQKSTAKAVKSGSDEKATKKKPDKKDQKSSKDTVGKKQASVKVKSPKKKSSVTSATAPSDGLAKPATPKKKDQTAKPKKKSVPAKRKKSDGQSAVNGVKAKKSKTKTKDKAVAAGEDDSDSDSSLDVEKWKRLLLQMTDADVAKIDTIDALDSNPPPKKRVRKPRAKAPAKTDTPVKQNNEMVEKDGGVKVKAVTKPKTDKVKKSQPKKTASVDSSATLSQELNLIAAEDTPAMSNLSSSKAAKRKVVTPSEEKTDETTSEPKKKKKKEKEASENKVEEHPIEIGEDGKGKKSKKEKKKKNVIIEPECVDKPVEEKEKKTNSDNKKTDTQEELITEMNKNGNADTEEITEPIVKENKSKKKKKEMADSEEILAPILEEKKAKKKKKQAADSEENSEQTAEEKENSEQIVNEEKAKKMTETAESEENSETIVKEKKAKKKKKKAIDSAENLEQVLEEAKENSEQIVDEENAKKMTEMADSEENPETVIKEKKAKKKKKENPDEGNSEQIIEEKKIKKKKDKAEYNEEISEQIVEENTTTIKSTIEMLEQNTEVKKKKKRALKTDSADSEPLPPSTPETPTPPTDKKKKKSKSIPFEFPETPSASVQDATATQTPSNGTQKKKRKSLKITES, encoded by the exons ATGTCCGTGAACGCATCAAACCACGAGCTGATCCAGCTGATCCACCGCCATTTGAAGGAGCATGGTTTCCACTCAGCTGCAGATGAGCTTCAGAGGCACAGCCCACAG GGGGAGACAAAACTATCTGCATCATTATTGGACATCTACAGTTCGTGGTTAAA TAACTCCAAAAAGAAAGGGTGGTCTGACACGACAAAGCACTTTACTCCAACTAAAG CCACAAAAATCACAACTCCATCCACATCCAATCAGACTCAGGCTGAGGATGACAGCCGCTCAGACAGCGAGGAGCTGAGTCAGAGTCTACTGCCACAG ACTCCCTCAGCTACCAGTAGAAAGTCAGCTCCCACAACCCCAGTCAAACCAGTGGCAGCAGCATCtccaaacaaaaagaaaccaTTGAGCCCAGTCAAACCTGTAACTGCAGCCCAAGGGGATTCCAGTGAAAGCACTGACATATCAGAGAGTGAAGAAAATACTCCAGCTGTT ACATCAGCATCAACAGTCACACCAgtgaagcagaaacagaaatcaACAGCCAAGGCAGTAAAATCTGGGTCTGACGAGAAAGCTACAAAGAAGAAACCTGACAAGAAAGATCAAAAGAGCAGCAAGGACACAGTCGGCAAAAAACAAGCTTCAGTTAAG GTCAAAAGTCCCAAGAAGAAAAGCAGCGTCACCTCTGCAACAGCACCTTCTGATG GTCTAGCCAAGCCAGCCACGCCGAAGAAGAAGGATCAAACTGCAAAACCAAAAAAGAAG tcagtgccagcaaaaaggaaaaagagtgATGGTCAGTCTGCAGTAAATGGTGTAAAGGCAAAGAAATCAAAGACGAAAACTAAAGACAAGGCTGTGGCTGCTGGTGAAGATGATTCAGACTCTGACAGCAGTTTGGATGTAGAGAAATGGAAGAGACTGCTCCTACAGATGACAG ATGCTGACGTAGCCAAGATTGACACCATCGATGCTTTGGACTCCAATCCACCCCCAAAGAAGAGAGTCAGGAAACCTCGGGCCAAGGCACCAGCAAAAACGGACACTCCCGTTAAACAGAATAATGAGATGGTTGAGAAGGATGGGGGAGTGAAGGTGAAAGCTGTGACAAAGCCAAAAACGGATAAAGTCAAGAAGAGCCAGCCAAAAAAGACAGCATCTGTGGACTCCTCTGCCACCCTGAGCCAAGAGCTAAACCTCATCGCTGCAGAGGATACACCAGCTATGTCAAACCTCTCTTCCTCAAAGGCAGCGAAAAGGAAAGTTGTGACTCCCAGTGAGGAAAAAACTGATGAGACAACGTCTGAgcctaagaagaagaagaaaaaggaaaaggaggcgTCCGAAAACAAAGTGGAAGAGCATCCAATTGAGATTGGGGAAGacggaaaaggaaaaaagagcaagaaggagaagaaaaagaagaatgtaATCATTGAGCCAGAATGTGTTGATAAACctgtggaggagaaggaaaaaaagacaaatagtgATAACAAGAAGACTGACACTCAAGAAGAACTGATAACAGAGATGAACAAAAATGGGAATGCTGATACAGAGGAAATTACAGAGCCaatagtaaaagaaaataaatctaagaagaagaaaaaggagatggCTGATAGTGAGGAGATTTTGGCGCCAATAttggaagaaaagaaagcaaagaagaagaaaaagcaggcGGCTGATAGTGAGGAAAACTCAGAACAgacagcagaagaaaaagaaaattcagaGCAGATAGTTAATgaagagaaagcaaaaaagaTGACAGAAACTGCTGAGAGTGAGGAAAATTCAGAGActattgtaaaagaaaagaaagcaaagaagaagaagaaaaaggccATTGATAGTGCTGAAAATCTTGAACAAGTCCTCGAAGAAGCAAAAGAAAATTCAGAGCAGATAGTTGATGAAGAGAATGCAAAAAAGATGACAGAAATGGCTGATAGTGAGGAGAATCCAGAGACggttataaaagaaaagaaagcgaagaagaagaaaaaggagaatcCTGATGAAGGAAATTCAGAGCAGATaattgaagaaaagaaaattaagaaaaaaaaggacaaagctGAATATAATGAAGAGATTTCAGAGCAGATAgttgaagaaaatacaacaacaatcaAATCAACTATCGAAATGCTGGAGCAGAATActgaagtgaagaagaaaaagaaaagggcgTTGAAAACCGACTCAGCTGACTCAGAGCCACTACCTCCATCCACCCCTGAGACGCCAACTCCTCCTACAGACAAGAAGAAAA aaaaaagcaaatcGATACCATTTGAGTTCCCAGAAACACCTTCAGCCTCTGTCCAAGATGCCACAGCAACACAAACTCCGTCAAATGGCACCCAGAAAAAG aaaagGAAATCTTTGAAGATCACAGAGTCATGA
- the LOC133985521 gene encoding uncharacterized protein LOC133985521 isoform X1, with protein MEDTESTTTDRTTGKDGNQEADHRVLMSSKPLHRFVQREPRSLGIAILICGCAEVLMGIQLASEHVGTSSAIYTPFWQGALFLLCGSLSIYTEVYPSKKMVTVCLSMYVVSLLGIVVSIGYRIQCFAHYGYLKYSQYYDREWNNKRIDQLFGIEGILFMSSLCVSVILIFLCVVARLALKSTHSQVIVQLIPPPKTNTTST; from the exons ATGGAGGATACTGAGTCAACAACTACAGACAGAACAACTGGAAAGGATGGAAATCAGGAGGCAGACCACAGAGTGCTGATGTCCAGCAAGCCTCTGCATCGCTTCGTCCAAAGAGAGCCCAGAAGTCTTGGG ATTGCCATTCTGATCTGTGGCTGCGCAGAGGTCCTGATGGGAATTCAACTTGCCAGTGAACATGTGGGAACCTCTTCTGCAATCTACACCCCCTTCTGGCAGGGAGCTCTG TTTCTTCTCTGTGGAAGCTTGTCTATCTACACTGAAGTATACCCATCCAAAAAGATG GTGACAGTGTGTTTGTCCATGTATGTGGTGTCCCTCTTGGGAATTGTAGTCTCTATCGGCTACAGGATACAATGCTTCGCACATTATGGCTACCTTAAGTACTCACAATACTATGACCGTGAGTGGAACAACAAAAGAATC GACCAGCTTTTTGGTATTGAAGGCATATTATTCAtgtcctctctgtgtgtgtcagtgattcTTATCTTCCTGTGTGTCGTCGCACGTTTAGCTCTGAAATCCACACACTCTCAG GTCATTGTCCAGCTCATCCCGCCACCTAAGACTAACACGACATCAACCTAA
- the LOC133985521 gene encoding membrane-spanning 4-domains subfamily A member 4D-like isoform X2 codes for MEDTESTTTDRTTGKDGNQEADHRVLMSSKPLHRFVQREPRSLGIAILICGCAEVLMGIQLASEHVGTSSAIYTPFWQGALFLLCGSLSIYTEVYPSKKMVTVCLSMYVVSLLGIVVSIGYRIQCFAHYGYLKYSQYYDREWNNKRIVIVQLIPPPKTNTTST; via the exons ATGGAGGATACTGAGTCAACAACTACAGACAGAACAACTGGAAAGGATGGAAATCAGGAGGCAGACCACAGAGTGCTGATGTCCAGCAAGCCTCTGCATCGCTTCGTCCAAAGAGAGCCCAGAAGTCTTGGG ATTGCCATTCTGATCTGTGGCTGCGCAGAGGTCCTGATGGGAATTCAACTTGCCAGTGAACATGTGGGAACCTCTTCTGCAATCTACACCCCCTTCTGGCAGGGAGCTCTG TTTCTTCTCTGTGGAAGCTTGTCTATCTACACTGAAGTATACCCATCCAAAAAGATG GTGACAGTGTGTTTGTCCATGTATGTGGTGTCCCTCTTGGGAATTGTAGTCTCTATCGGCTACAGGATACAATGCTTCGCACATTATGGCTACCTTAAGTACTCACAATACTATGACCGTGAGTGGAACAACAAAAGAATC GTCATTGTCCAGCTCATCCCGCCACCTAAGACTAACACGACATCAACCTAA
- the tmco6 gene encoding transmembrane and coiled-coil domain-containing protein 6, whose amino-acid sequence MWRLSKVRHKAGRQGGSLEETRLKRREHEKVLRQARRDRQLVSKRLLLNEDEEQQEAAMDTDPGEQDVLGLFHKLKHSGPEKEVHLKALSKSLRDPSAQLSFIKQENSMHLLVGLLTGSNAQCRLHSVRCLHELSNSPHPSVTPACLPATPYLLTYLSGQSTKLTELCLYTLGNLWADSDVVKEKLLAQGIIPALASCIENQRHNLAVMEAVGFTLSQLLQTKDAAEKIIPTVLASSLPSHLISVLTPGPKFSLGPAIDCAWCLHYLTCSNVDNRALLAHGALLQCSSLLVSLGAAVAKGNKEEGMELLVCPLLRCVGNLLSSCPREDLTAQVRDVRLVVAVCAVLQAFFKSQPALARESAWVLNNLTAHSSAFCSALLTLNLVPGLIQLLPFSQGINTMILRVLANIAHKKKEFCVQLGQLGLLSALCATLKMADQEMVTLSLDVLFMLVVSSIQIAEEFVRQGGLSLLEAIQYNSEGEMRRRATYLLEHHLQSHSS is encoded by the exons ATGTGGAGGCTAAGCAAAGTTCGCCACAAAGCGGGTCGTCAAGGCGGCAGCTTGGAGGAAACCAGGTTAAAGAGGCGAGAGCACGAAAAAG TACTGCGACAGGCCcgcagagacagacagctggtGAGCAAGAGACTCCTGCTGAATGAAGATGAGGAGCAGCAAGAAGCCGCCATGGACACTGACCCAGGAGAGCAG GATGTGCTCGGCTTGTTCCACAAACTTAAACATAGTGGGCCTGAGAAGGAGGTCCACCTGAAAGCCTTGAGTAAATCTCTCCGAGACCCATCAGCACAGCTCTCCTTCATCAA GCAGGAGAATAGTATGCATCTGCTAGTCGGCCTCCTTACTGGCAGTAATGCTCAGTGCCGTCTGCACTCTGTGCGGTGTCTTCATGAGCTGTCTAATTCTCCTCACCCCAGCGTGACCCcagcctgtctgcctgccaCTCCCTACCTGCTGACCTATCTGTCTGGACAAAGCACCAAGTTAACT gAGCTGTGTCTCTACACACTCGGTAACCTATGGGCAGACAGTGATGTTGTTAAAGAGAAACTTCTTGCTCAGGGAATCATACCCGCTCTGGCCAGCTGTATAGAG AACCAGAGACATAATCTAGCAGTGATGGAAGCTGTGGGGTTCACTCTTTCTCAGCTGCTCCAGACCAAAGATGCAGCAGAGAAAATAATCCC gACGGTCCTGGCCTCTAGCTTACCCTCACACTTGATATCAGTCCTGACCCCTGGCCCAAAGTTTTCCTTGGGGCCTGCCATTGACTGTGCGTGGTGTCTGCATTACCTCACATGCAG CAATGTGGATAATAGAGCACTCTTGGCTCATGGAGCACTCTTACAGTGCAGTTCCCTGTTAGTGTCACTAGGTGCTGCTGTGGCTaaaggaaacaaagaagaagGAATGGAGTTG CTTGTCTGTCCTCTGCTGAGGTGTGTGGGAAatctcctgtcctcctgtccaAGAGAAGACCTGACCGCTCAAGTGAGAGACGTTCGCCTCGTGGTTGCTGTTTGTGCAGTTCTTCAGGCTTTCTTCAAGAGTCAACCAGCGTTGGCCAGAGAGAGCGCCTGGGTCCTCAACAACCTCACAG ctcactCCAGTGcattctgctctgctctgctgactCTCAACTTGGTCCCTGGACTGATCCAGCTTCTGCCTTTTTCTCAAGGCATCAATACGATG ATCCTGAGAGTTCTGGCAAATATTGCCCATAAGAAAAAGGAGTTCTGTGTCCAGCTGGGCCAGCTTGGATTGCTGTCTGCACTCTGTGCCACACTTAAAATGGCAGACCAAGAGATGGTGACCCTGAGTCTTGATGTCCTGTTCATGTTGGTAGTTAGTAGTATACAG ATTGCAGAAGAGTTTGTCAGGCAAGGTGGGCTTTCACTGTTAGAAGCTATTCAGTACAACAGTGAAGGAGAGATGAGGCGAAGGGCAACATACCTCCTGGAGCACCACCTACAGTCCCACTCATCATAG